AGTCATTGTTGACGACATGAATAAAACCAAATCGGCACCTAGGCATCCTCTCTACCAATCCTTTACCGAAGTGGTTCAAAGCAACAGTGACCTGCATCTTCTTGTCGGCACTGTAAGAGTCGCTTGCTCCAAACAACATCACctgtaatttttttcatttcaattgtATTATTTTTGTCAATCAAAAATTCCTCATCGTGCGTAgtttaaaattgaaaggaaagtAAGCTTACATCGTTATGGTCACTGAAGTGGCAGTTAGAAACGGTAACGGCAGTTGATCCTTGAACGACATCGATAAGGCCATCGGCGCAATGGTGAAGGGCAAGATGGTCAAGCCAAACATTGGTTGATCCGAAAATAGACACCCCGTCTCCGTCGCTGTCACCCCGTAACCCATGGTGGTTTTCACCATCCTTGATCTTGCCACCCTTGGCGGGAATAATGTGATGGATTTGAAGGCCATGGATAATGATATTCTTCACAAATTGGATAGTGATACCAGCACCATTACAAATTTCCACATTGGCTCCCCTCGCATCAATGGTCTTATCACTTGTAACAATGAGCTCCTGTTGCAGCTTgatggtcatggaccctttgaaAGTGATCCAAAGTGGTCCAGTTTGGGTGACAGCATGACGCAGAGTTCCAGGCTTGGGGTCAGCAGCATTATCAATAGGGTCAGTGACCACGTAAAACTCACCATCCTTTCCACCGGTAGTACCTCGAGCAAATCCAGGGGCACAGTTGGCCAACTTCTTCCTATTCTTTTCCCAGTCAGGATCACATCGCCAGCAACTGTCAACGTGGTTGGTAACCTCACAGGGACCCTTTTTTGATTCTGCCAACACCCTTTTGGTGATATAAAACTCGAGCATGGTCCTAGAGAAGTGGTCATTGTAATGGCGGACCACCTCCTCCGGGTTGGAGTGATAGGCCTTGTCCAGGTTCTCAATGGCTTCCAATTCTCGTGCCGTCCAGTACTCGTCATACTCAGCGATATGAGCTTCTAGGGTTGGGATTATGACAACAAATAAAAACAGAAAGAAACTATAACTAGAAATACCCATAGTGGTTCTTATTTTAAGTATCAAAGCCTAGCTCTTGGAAACAACTGGTTGGATGCAAACAGGACCCTAATAGGACAGGAGAGACAAGctacggcaccaaaaacttgaacTCGAGCATGATTTGCTTGGAACACCATCATTATGTCACTATTTATAGTACACCGGGATTCATGAAAATTTCCAAATTTACAAAACACACTTGGCTACTAGTGTTTCAAGTGCGTAAAAAATGGTTggattttgtttccttttttttggATAGAAACAGTTGAGGTTTTCTTGCATTTTTTAGACCATTCTAAACGTCTAATTTcagaaattacaaaaaaaactCTAATTATCCTCCAATCCCTTTACTCTTC
The genomic region above belongs to Gossypium hirsutum isolate 1008001.06 chromosome D05, Gossypium_hirsutum_v2.1, whole genome shotgun sequence and contains:
- the LOC121217977 gene encoding pectate lyase, translating into MGISSYSFFLFLFVVIIPTLEAHIAEYDEYWTARELEAIENLDKAYHSNPEEVVRHYNDHFSRTMLEFYITKRVLAESKKGPCEVTNHVDSCWRCDPDWEKNRKKLANCAPGFARGTTGGKDGEFYVVTDPIDNAADPKPGTLRHAVTQTGPLWITFKGSMTIKLQQELIVTSDKTIDARGANVEICNGAGITIQFVKNIIIHGLQIHHIIPAKGGKIKDGENHHGLRGDSDGDGVSIFGSTNVWLDHLALHHCADGLIDVVQGSTAVTVSNCHFSDHNDVMLFGASDSYSADKKMQVTVALNHFGKGLVERMPRCRFGFIHVVNNDYNHWFLYAIGGTSNPTIISQGNRYSAPGFGAKEVTCRGLLKPGQWKNWNWVSQGDHFENGAFFTPSGNPSASKQFGADKMIPFKPGQMVPELTKYAGPLSCTIGRPC